One genomic segment of Amycolatopsis granulosa includes these proteins:
- a CDS encoding alpha/beta hydrolase, with the protein MPLAACTSPQQPAPAAPTVTTESAGPAGPVPAGLDRFYAQPLTWGACAPYATSDDARSAFGRTDLQCARLTVPLDYAKPQGDTITIGVLRHKASDSAHRTGALVLNPGGPGASGMSAAAGLSSQVAGTDLGKRFDLVGFDPRGVGASEPEVTCLTDSERDQERTEDLDTDGSPAGVARQEAESKQFAAKCAQRTEHGAAMLANLGTRDVVRDMDVLRSALGEQKLTYLGYSYGTRLGYTYAEAFPQNVRAMVLDGAVDPNEDEVSSLVAQGRGFGVAFNDFAKWCAARRDCALGPDASAATRAFQDLVRPLIDHPVRLRDGRELTFDDATLGTIQALYSQQLWPPLNAGLNEVKDGQGTTLMALADQYNERDSSGHYTNTQDAFTAIRCVDDPPVTDRAEILTAENRYDQAAPFLDDGRPNGAALDPCAFWPVPNTSQPHEPHVSGVPPVLVISTTNDPATPYQAGVNLANAMKGALLTFEGTQHTVFLQGISCVDRIGSDYLINGTLPPEGARCTAP; encoded by the coding sequence ATGCCGCTCGCCGCGTGCACCTCGCCGCAGCAGCCGGCGCCCGCGGCGCCCACGGTGACGACGGAGTCGGCCGGGCCGGCCGGGCCGGTCCCCGCGGGGCTGGACCGGTTCTACGCCCAGCCGTTGACCTGGGGCGCCTGCGCACCTTACGCGACGTCGGACGACGCCCGGTCCGCCTTCGGCCGGACCGACCTGCAGTGCGCGCGGCTGACCGTGCCGCTGGACTACGCCAAGCCGCAGGGCGACACGATCACGATCGGCGTGCTGCGGCACAAGGCGTCCGACAGCGCGCACCGCACCGGCGCGCTTGTGCTCAACCCGGGCGGGCCGGGCGCGTCCGGCATGTCCGCGGCCGCCGGGCTCTCTTCACAGGTGGCCGGTACGGATCTCGGCAAGCGGTTCGATCTGGTCGGGTTCGACCCGCGCGGTGTCGGTGCCAGCGAGCCGGAGGTGACCTGCCTGACCGATTCCGAGCGCGACCAGGAGCGCACCGAGGATCTGGACACCGACGGCTCGCCGGCCGGGGTGGCCCGCCAGGAGGCCGAGTCGAAGCAGTTCGCGGCCAAGTGCGCCCAGCGCACCGAACACGGCGCGGCGATGCTGGCGAACCTGGGCACCCGCGACGTGGTCCGCGACATGGACGTCCTGCGGTCGGCGCTGGGCGAGCAGAAGCTGACCTACCTGGGCTACTCCTACGGCACTCGCCTCGGCTACACCTACGCCGAGGCGTTCCCGCAGAACGTGCGTGCCATGGTGCTCGACGGCGCGGTGGACCCGAACGAGGACGAGGTTTCGTCGCTGGTCGCGCAGGGCCGGGGTTTCGGGGTCGCGTTCAACGACTTCGCGAAGTGGTGCGCGGCGCGCCGGGACTGCGCCCTCGGCCCGGACGCCTCCGCCGCCACCCGCGCCTTCCAGGACCTGGTGCGGCCGCTGATCGACCACCCGGTCCGGCTGCGCGACGGCCGGGAACTCACCTTCGACGACGCCACGCTGGGCACGATCCAGGCCCTGTATTCGCAGCAGCTGTGGCCGCCGCTGAACGCCGGGCTCAACGAGGTGAAGGACGGTCAGGGCACGACGCTGATGGCGCTGGCCGACCAGTACAACGAGCGCGACAGCAGTGGCCACTACACCAACACCCAGGACGCGTTCACCGCCATCCGCTGCGTGGACGATCCGCCGGTCACCGACCGGGCCGAGATCCTGACGGCGGAGAACCGGTACGACCAGGCTGCGCCGTTCCTCGACGACGGCAGGCCCAACGGTGCCGCGCTGGACCCGTGCGCGTTCTGGCCGGTGCCCAACACGTCGCAGCCGCACGAGCCGCACGTCTCGGGCGTGCCGCCGGTCCTGGTGATCTCCACCACGAACGATCCGGCCACGCCCTACCAAGCGGGGGTGAACCTCGCGAACGCGATGAAGGGTGCGCTGCTGACCTTCGAGGGCACTCAGCACACCGTTTTCCTGCAGGGAATCTCGTGCGTGGACCGGATCGGCAGTGACTACCTGATCAACGGGACGCTCCCGCCCGAGGGTGCGCGCTGTACCGCTCCGTGA
- a CDS encoding helix-turn-helix domain-containing protein, whose product MVAVSLIAAQPGFVVRVVECRGGHRGWSEPEERSRPELVLVRGGWFRRRTRAGIVDADPTLGYLGLPGEEETFAHPAGGDVCTAVRFTPQLWDQLFGGRPPAGSSVYIDAALELAHRRFVAATRQPDVEYALSEHLLELVRTALQDLCTTPDNVRARRGEHHSGFRKPGDPGTRHGPDTGGNGESGAAAENPGNPPPPQPPHPTPHDAHHNPSGHPAAATRGTGNPSVAGGAPDTSGGASRHSEAAARAHRPAGARDRDLAGEARLAIVAGDPAAGSLLSLAGALEVSPFRLSRAFSREVGVSLTHYRNRVRVSRVLARLEAGAADLADLAAELGFADQAHLTRTVHRYAGHPPAHVRRLLGTGTTTAV is encoded by the coding sequence ATGGTGGCCGTTTCGTTGATCGCCGCGCAGCCGGGGTTCGTGGTGCGTGTTGTCGAATGCCGCGGCGGGCATCGCGGGTGGTCCGAGCCCGAGGAGCGCAGCCGGCCGGAGCTGGTGCTGGTTCGCGGGGGATGGTTCCGCCGCCGTACGCGAGCCGGGATCGTCGATGCGGACCCGACCCTCGGGTACCTCGGTCTGCCGGGTGAGGAGGAAACCTTCGCGCACCCCGCGGGCGGCGACGTGTGCACCGCCGTACGGTTCACGCCGCAGCTGTGGGACCAGTTGTTCGGCGGACGGCCGCCTGCGGGCTCGAGCGTGTACATCGACGCCGCGCTCGAACTCGCCCACCGCAGGTTCGTGGCGGCGACCCGGCAGCCCGACGTGGAGTACGCGCTGTCCGAGCACTTGCTCGAGCTGGTCCGCACCGCACTCCAGGACCTATGCACCACACCGGACAATGTGCGCGCCCGCCGCGGTGAACACCACAGCGGGTTCCGCAAGCCCGGCGATCCCGGGACACGCCACGGGCCGGACACCGGCGGCAACGGAGAATCCGGCGCCGCAGCCGAAAATCCCGGCAACCCGCCCCCTCCCCAGCCACCGCACCCCACCCCACACGACGCCCACCACAACCCCTCCGGGCACCCCGCCGCCGCAACGCGGGGCACCGGCAACCCATCCGTGGCCGGTGGGGCGCCGGACACTTCCGGAGGCGCGTCCCGCCACTCGGAAGCTGCGGCCCGTGCCCACCGTCCGGCCGGCGCCCGTGATCGGGACCTGGCCGGCGAGGCGCGGCTCGCCATCGTGGCGGGCGATCCGGCCGCGGGCAGCCTGCTGTCGCTGGCCGGGGCGCTCGAGGTGTCGCCGTTCCGGCTGAGCCGCGCCTTCAGCCGCGAGGTGGGCGTGTCGCTCACCCACTACCGCAACCGCGTGCGCGTCAGCCGCGTGCTGGCGCGGCTGGAAGCCGGTGCGGCGGATCTCGCGGATCTCGCCGCCGAGCTCGGGTTCGCCGACCAGGCCCACCTCACGCGCACGGTCCACCGGTACGCCGGACACCCACCGGCACATGTGCGGCGCCTGCTCGGCACCGGCACGACCACGGCGGTGTGA
- a CDS encoding SRPBCC family protein: MASIRTETLIDTPLDSAWAALRDWGALHERLAPGFVTDTRLDGPDRVVTFFDGTVVREALVDLDDHAHRLVWSVTGGPYRHHNGAAQVFAEGPGRTRFVWVADLLPDTLAERTGAFMEQGTAAIKKTLEARRPEGTP; encoded by the coding sequence ATGGCTTCGATTCGTACGGAAACCCTGATCGACACTCCTCTCGATTCGGCCTGGGCGGCCCTGCGGGACTGGGGCGCACTCCACGAACGCCTCGCGCCCGGGTTCGTCACGGACACCCGCCTGGACGGGCCCGACCGCGTCGTCACCTTCTTCGACGGCACCGTCGTCCGGGAGGCGCTGGTCGACCTCGACGACCACGCGCACCGTCTCGTCTGGTCGGTCACCGGCGGCCCCTACCGGCACCACAACGGCGCCGCGCAGGTGTTCGCCGAAGGACCGGGCCGGACGCGGTTCGTCTGGGTCGCCGATCTCCTCCCGGACACCCTCGCCGAGCGCACCGGTGCTTTCATGGAACAGGGCACCGCCGCCATCAAGAAGACGCTCGAGGCCCGGCGGCCTGAGGGGACACCATGA
- the panB gene encoding 3-methyl-2-oxobutanoate hydroxymethyltransferase produces MSTTSGETAAPYGSGPAPGATAKRVRIPHLQELKRRGEPWPMLTTYDMYTAELFDEAGIPVLLVGDSAANNVFGYDTSLPVTVDELLPLVRAVTRAAKRALVVADLPFGSYQLSPEQALATAVRFMKEGRAHAVKLEGGRRFAPHVEALTAAGVPVMGHIGFTPQSEHNLGGYRVQGRGEAGAGLIADALALQEAGAFAVVMEMVPAEVAKQVTSELTIPTIGIGAGPDCDAQVLVWQDMAGLRRGKAPRFVKRYADVAGVLSGAATAFADEVRRGEFPAPEHAFH; encoded by the coding sequence ATGTCCACCACCAGCGGCGAGACCGCGGCTCCGTACGGCTCCGGCCCGGCTCCCGGCGCCACCGCCAAGCGGGTCCGCATCCCCCACCTGCAGGAACTCAAGCGCCGCGGCGAGCCGTGGCCGATGCTCACCACCTACGACATGTACACGGCCGAGCTGTTCGACGAGGCGGGCATCCCCGTGCTCCTCGTCGGGGACTCGGCGGCGAACAACGTGTTCGGCTACGACACCTCGCTCCCGGTGACCGTCGACGAACTGCTTCCGCTGGTCCGCGCTGTCACGCGCGCAGCCAAACGGGCACTCGTCGTCGCGGACCTGCCGTTCGGCTCCTACCAGCTGTCCCCCGAACAGGCGCTCGCCACGGCCGTGCGGTTCATGAAGGAAGGCCGCGCGCACGCGGTCAAGCTCGAAGGCGGCCGCCGCTTCGCGCCGCACGTCGAGGCCCTCACCGCCGCGGGCGTGCCCGTCATGGGCCACATCGGCTTCACCCCGCAGAGCGAGCACAACCTCGGCGGCTACCGCGTCCAGGGCCGTGGCGAGGCCGGTGCGGGGCTCATCGCCGACGCGCTCGCCCTGCAGGAGGCCGGGGCGTTCGCCGTGGTGATGGAAATGGTGCCGGCGGAGGTGGCCAAGCAGGTCACGTCCGAGCTGACGATCCCGACGATCGGCATCGGCGCCGGCCCGGACTGCGACGCCCAGGTGCTGGTGTGGCAGGACATGGCCGGCCTGCGCCGCGGTAAGGCGCCCCGCTTCGTGAAGCGGTACGCCGACGTCGCGGGTGTCCTGTCCGGCGCCGCGACCGCGTTCGCCGACGAGGTCCGCCGAGGCGAGTTCCCAGCGCCGGAACACGCCTTCCACTAA
- a CDS encoding alpha/beta fold hydrolase has translation MRFSRLRTLITAGLLATALTACTTQATAPPPSPSPVADTHALDRFYEQKLAWGDCAAYATGQQSQDVFRAPGLECARLTVPLDYANPRGETITLGVLRHQALDPANRIGSLVMNPGGPGGSGMEAAARLVPTVVNNAIGLRFDFVGFDPRGVGASRPRVQCLTDAERDAVRDSTPGTSDAAWSGQAADYAGKCAQRTEHGAAMLANMGTRDVVRDLDVLRAALGDAKLSYLGYSYGTQVGYSYAEAFPDRVRALLLDGAIDPAENDPDSLVAQGSGFSRAFGQFATECARHDGCALGRDPAKATTEFENLVQPLITAPARTGDGRHLSYRDAITGVVEAMYSSQSWSFLNTGLGLLRAGDGSILLRLADGYYERAADGRYSSLQDAYYAVRCVDNAPVADPAAVRQRMIDAAPFLGWGRPDQGELDVCAHWPVPSTSQPHQPVVVPPAPPLVISTTGDPVTPYQAGVNLANVFHGGLLTVAGTQHTAFLHGDMCVDVAGLDYLVDGTQPAPGTRCPA, from the coding sequence ATGCGCTTCTCCCGCCTACGGACGCTGATCACCGCCGGCCTGCTGGCCACCGCGCTGACCGCGTGCACCACGCAGGCCACGGCGCCGCCGCCGTCCCCGTCACCCGTCGCGGACACCCACGCACTCGACCGCTTCTACGAGCAGAAGCTGGCGTGGGGTGATTGCGCGGCGTACGCGACGGGGCAGCAGAGCCAGGACGTGTTCCGCGCGCCGGGGCTGGAGTGCGCGCGGCTGACCGTGCCACTGGACTACGCGAACCCGCGTGGCGAGACGATCACCCTGGGCGTGCTGCGGCACCAGGCGCTCGACCCGGCCAACCGGATCGGGTCGCTGGTGATGAACCCGGGCGGGCCGGGCGGTTCCGGGATGGAGGCGGCCGCGCGGCTGGTGCCGACGGTCGTGAACAACGCGATCGGCCTGCGGTTCGATTTCGTCGGGTTCGACCCGCGTGGTGTCGGCGCGAGCCGGCCGCGCGTGCAGTGCCTGACCGACGCCGAGCGCGACGCGGTGCGGGACAGTACCCCGGGCACCTCCGACGCGGCGTGGAGCGGCCAGGCGGCGGACTACGCGGGCAAGTGCGCCCAGCGCACCGAACACGGCGCGGCGATGCTCGCCAACATGGGCACCCGTGACGTCGTCCGGGATCTGGACGTGCTGCGGGCCGCGCTGGGTGACGCGAAGCTGAGCTACCTGGGCTATTCCTACGGCACGCAGGTCGGGTACAGCTACGCCGAGGCGTTCCCGGACCGGGTGCGTGCCCTGCTGCTGGACGGCGCCATCGATCCGGCCGAGAACGACCCGGATTCGCTGGTCGCGCAGGGCAGCGGGTTCTCCCGCGCGTTCGGCCAGTTCGCGACGGAGTGCGCACGGCACGACGGCTGCGCGCTGGGCCGCGATCCGGCCAAGGCGACCACGGAGTTCGAGAACCTGGTCCAGCCGCTGATCACGGCGCCGGCGCGGACCGGGGACGGCAGGCACCTGTCCTACCGGGATGCGATCACCGGGGTGGTCGAGGCGATGTACTCGAGCCAGTCCTGGTCGTTCCTCAACACCGGGCTCGGGTTGCTGCGCGCCGGGGACGGCTCGATCCTGCTCCGGCTCGCGGACGGCTACTACGAGCGCGCCGCGGACGGCAGGTACTCGTCGCTGCAGGACGCCTACTACGCGGTGCGGTGCGTGGACAACGCGCCGGTGGCGGATCCCGCCGCGGTCCGGCAGCGGATGATCGACGCCGCGCCGTTCCTCGGCTGGGGCCGTCCCGACCAGGGCGAGCTGGACGTGTGCGCGCACTGGCCGGTGCCGAGCACGTCCCAGCCGCACCAGCCGGTGGTCGTGCCGCCGGCGCCGCCGCTGGTCATCTCGACCACCGGCGACCCGGTCACCCCGTACCAGGCCGGGGTCAACCTCGCGAACGTGTTCCACGGCGGGCTGCTGACGGTGG
- a CDS encoding maleate cis-trans isomerase family protein yields the protein MDNLRVGVVASFDFTRDDEIRRWVPDGIELDVRWTAAVPADDNLAMVSALAEPAYLATPVRSLCAGDPAAIAYACTACSFVRGAAGERALRAAMTSWGARHALTTSGAVVDALRSVGARRVAVVHPYAPAVGRRLQAYLTEHGFQTTRTTGFALTVDEVPAVQPDEVADLIREGDTPTADAVFVSCTGLPTYETITPLEAELGKPVITANQATMWALLRAAGTKATGPGQRLLAS from the coding sequence ATGGACAACCTGCGGGTCGGTGTGGTCGCGTCGTTCGACTTCACCCGGGACGACGAGATCCGGCGCTGGGTACCGGACGGCATCGAGCTGGACGTGCGCTGGACCGCGGCGGTGCCGGCGGACGACAACCTGGCGATGGTGTCCGCCCTGGCCGAACCGGCGTACCTCGCCACGCCGGTCCGGTCCCTCTGCGCGGGCGACCCGGCGGCGATCGCCTATGCCTGCACGGCGTGCAGCTTCGTCCGTGGTGCCGCGGGCGAACGCGCGCTGCGGGCGGCCATGACGTCCTGGGGCGCGCGGCACGCACTGACGACCTCGGGTGCGGTGGTGGACGCGCTGCGGAGCGTCGGTGCGCGGCGGGTGGCCGTCGTGCACCCCTATGCGCCCGCGGTCGGCCGCCGCCTGCAGGCGTACCTGACCGAGCACGGCTTCCAGACCACCAGGACCACCGGTTTCGCCTTGACCGTCGACGAGGTTCCCGCCGTCCAGCCCGACGAAGTGGCCGACCTGATCCGCGAAGGCGACACTCCCACCGCCGACGCGGTGTTCGTCAGCTGCACCGGGTTGCCGACCTACGAAACGATCACCCCGCTGGAGGCGGAGCTGGGCAAGCCGGTGATCACCGCCAACCAGGCCACGATGTGGGCGCTGCTGCGCGCGGCAGGTACGAAGGCAACCGGTCCCGGTCAGCGGTTGCTCGCGAGCTGA
- a CDS encoding methylated-DNA--[protein]-cysteine S-methyltransferase: MTTLGYTLFGTAIGHCGLAWGEHGVTAVHLPDGNPAAMRARLRAAFPEAAESTPPAEVQAAIDDIVALLNGERRDLLGITVDYQGVPEFNRRVYEIARTIPPGRTLTYGDIAHRLGMPGSAQAVGQALGHNPFPIVVPCHRVLAAGRRMGGFSARGGVETKRQMLIIEGADVQPTLF, encoded by the coding sequence ATGACGACACTCGGTTACACGCTCTTCGGCACCGCGATCGGCCACTGCGGCCTCGCCTGGGGCGAGCACGGGGTGACGGCGGTCCACCTGCCCGACGGTAATCCCGCCGCCATGCGGGCGCGCCTGCGTGCCGCGTTCCCCGAGGCTGCCGAGTCGACGCCGCCGGCGGAGGTCCAGGCGGCGATCGACGACATCGTCGCCCTGCTGAACGGCGAGCGCCGCGACCTCCTCGGCATCACCGTCGACTACCAGGGCGTGCCGGAGTTCAACCGCCGGGTGTACGAGATCGCGCGCACCATCCCGCCCGGACGAACCCTCACCTACGGCGACATCGCCCACCGGCTCGGCATGCCCGGCTCAGCACAGGCGGTGGGCCAGGCACTGGGGCACAACCCGTTCCCGATCGTCGTGCCCTGCCACCGGGTGCTCGCCGCCGGCCGCCGCATGGGTGGGTTCTCCGCGCGCGGCGGCGTCGAGACCAAGCGCCAGATGCTGATCATCGAAGGTGCGGACGTCCAGCCGACCCTCTTCTGA
- a CDS encoding DinB family protein → MPGKVRPVADERDGLLAFLAQQRYVLRLTAHGLTDEQARLVPTRSALSVGGLIKHVTSTERSWMAAVLHREKPPERPTTLWCADFRLGDGETLGDVLAAYDDAARSTEDIVAGVADLGQAVPVPREAPWFPDERDACSVRWVLLHLIQETARHAGHADIVREHIDGATAVPLMSAAEGWPVTPWLQPWRPGG, encoded by the coding sequence ATGCCTGGAAAAGTCCGTCCCGTCGCCGACGAGCGCGACGGCCTGCTCGCCTTCCTCGCCCAGCAGCGGTACGTCCTGCGCCTGACCGCGCACGGGCTCACCGACGAGCAGGCCCGGCTGGTGCCGACGCGAAGCGCATTGAGCGTCGGTGGCTTGATCAAGCACGTCACGAGCACCGAACGAAGCTGGATGGCGGCTGTGCTCCACCGGGAGAAACCACCGGAGCGGCCAACCACCCTGTGGTGCGCGGATTTCCGGCTCGGCGACGGCGAGACACTGGGTGATGTGCTGGCCGCGTACGACGACGCGGCCCGGTCGACGGAGGACATCGTCGCGGGGGTGGCGGATCTGGGGCAGGCGGTCCCCGTGCCGCGGGAGGCGCCGTGGTTCCCGGACGAACGCGACGCGTGCTCGGTGCGCTGGGTGCTGCTGCACCTGATCCAGGAGACGGCACGGCACGCCGGGCACGCGGACATCGTCCGGGAGCACATCGACGGTGCGACGGCCGTGCCGTTGATGTCCGCGGCGGAGGGGTGGCCGGTCACGCCGTGGCTGCAACCCTGGCGGCCCGGCGGTTGA
- the secA2 gene encoding accessory Sec system translocase SecA2 yields MPALISRMGKRLRRLIERPGSVELTGYEALLPDIGALEPELEKLSDAELTERAGKLRLEAELGDSQLVELCALGREAARRALDERAFDVQLLGTMGLLSGHVVQMQTGEGKTLAGALAAAGYALQGKRVHVISVNDYLARRDGEWMKPVYDLLGVSVGWVDGSLTREERRAAYDAEVTYGAVSEIGFDMLRDRLVTRAGDVVQPAPEVAIVDEADSVLVDEARVPLVMAGSVDQAVADTEVANVVRRLRLGLHYETDTDGRNAWLTTAGASVVEKALGGVDLYSDSGSDRLAAVNVALHAHALLTRDVDYLVRDGKVELINASRGRVAELQRWPDGLQAAVEAKEQVAPTERGEILDSITVQALIARYPQVAGMTGTAVAVAEQLREFYQLEVAVIPPNKPNIRADLDDRIFASPSQKLRAIVGEIREVHETGRPILVGTQDVAESEELADKLAKAGLPCVVLNARNDAEEAAIIAEAGKYRAITVSTQMAGRGTDIRLGGADGQDRERVAELGGLHVIGTARYPSSRLDGQLRGRSGRQGDPGSAVFFASLNDELVVSNAPDVPEDITADDETGEITDPAAKRHIDHAQRVAEGVDLEIHRNTWRYTRLIEHQRRELLDHRDKLLRTDLAAEELAGEKHYDELVEKAGEEQAKQICREIMLFHLDQLWSDHLAFLTDVRESIHLRALARETPLDEFHRIAIPEFRKIVPAIRERSAETLADAEIGEDGIDLGASGVRRPSSTWTYLVHDAPFDAGFEETLRQVRSLLRRKKN; encoded by the coding sequence GTGCCAGCACTGATCAGCCGAATGGGCAAGCGGCTTCGCCGGCTCATCGAGCGGCCGGGCAGCGTCGAGCTGACCGGGTACGAGGCACTGCTGCCGGACATCGGGGCACTCGAACCGGAGCTGGAGAAGCTGAGCGACGCCGAGCTGACCGAGCGCGCCGGCAAGCTCCGCCTGGAGGCCGAGCTCGGCGACTCCCAGCTGGTCGAACTGTGCGCCCTCGGCCGGGAGGCCGCGCGCCGCGCCCTGGACGAGCGCGCGTTCGACGTGCAGCTGCTCGGCACCATGGGCCTGCTGTCCGGCCACGTCGTGCAGATGCAGACCGGTGAGGGCAAGACCCTGGCCGGTGCGCTCGCCGCGGCGGGCTACGCGCTGCAGGGCAAGCGGGTGCACGTCATCTCCGTCAACGACTACCTGGCCCGCCGCGACGGCGAGTGGATGAAGCCGGTGTACGACCTGCTCGGCGTGTCCGTCGGCTGGGTCGACGGCAGCCTCACCCGCGAGGAGCGGCGCGCGGCCTACGACGCCGAGGTCACCTACGGCGCGGTCAGCGAAATCGGGTTCGACATGCTGCGCGACCGGCTCGTCACGCGCGCCGGGGACGTCGTCCAGCCCGCGCCGGAGGTCGCGATCGTCGACGAGGCCGACTCGGTGCTCGTCGACGAGGCGCGCGTCCCGCTGGTGATGGCCGGTTCGGTCGACCAGGCCGTCGCCGACACCGAGGTGGCCAACGTGGTGCGGCGGCTGCGGCTGGGCCTGCACTACGAGACCGACACCGACGGCCGCAACGCGTGGCTGACCACCGCCGGCGCGTCGGTCGTGGAGAAGGCACTCGGCGGTGTCGACCTCTACAGCGACTCCGGCTCCGACCGGCTGGCCGCGGTCAACGTCGCCCTGCACGCGCACGCGCTGCTCACCCGTGACGTCGACTACCTGGTGCGCGACGGCAAGGTCGAACTGATCAACGCCTCCCGCGGACGGGTGGCCGAGTTGCAGCGGTGGCCGGACGGGCTGCAAGCCGCGGTCGAGGCGAAGGAACAGGTCGCGCCCACCGAGCGCGGCGAGATCCTCGACTCGATCACCGTGCAGGCGCTCATCGCGCGCTACCCGCAGGTCGCCGGCATGACCGGCACCGCGGTCGCGGTCGCGGAGCAACTGCGCGAGTTCTACCAGCTCGAGGTCGCGGTCATCCCGCCGAACAAGCCGAACATCCGCGCGGACCTCGACGATCGGATCTTCGCGTCGCCGTCGCAGAAGCTGCGCGCGATCGTCGGCGAGATCCGGGAGGTGCACGAGACCGGGCGGCCGATCCTCGTCGGCACGCAGGACGTCGCCGAGTCCGAGGAGCTCGCCGACAAGCTCGCGAAGGCCGGACTGCCGTGCGTGGTGCTGAACGCGCGCAACGACGCCGAGGAAGCCGCGATCATCGCCGAGGCCGGTAAGTACCGGGCGATCACCGTGTCCACGCAGATGGCCGGGCGCGGCACCGACATCCGGCTGGGCGGGGCCGACGGCCAGGACCGGGAACGCGTCGCCGAGCTGGGCGGCCTGCACGTCATTGGCACCGCGCGGTACCCGTCCAGCCGGCTGGACGGTCAGCTGCGGGGCCGGTCGGGCCGTCAGGGCGACCCGGGCAGCGCCGTGTTCTTCGCGAGCCTGAACGACGAGCTGGTCGTCTCCAACGCGCCCGACGTGCCGGAGGACATCACCGCCGACGACGAGACGGGCGAGATCACCGACCCGGCGGCCAAGCGGCACATCGACCACGCGCAGCGCGTCGCCGAGGGTGTCGACCTGGAGATCCACCGCAACACCTGGCGCTACACCCGCCTCATCGAGCACCAGCGGCGCGAGCTGCTGGACCACCGCGACAAGCTGCTGCGCACCGACCTGGCCGCCGAGGAACTCGCGGGCGAGAAGCACTACGACGAACTGGTCGAGAAGGCCGGCGAGGAGCAGGCGAAACAGATCTGCCGTGAGATCATGCTGTTCCACCTGGACCAGCTGTGGTCGGACCACCTGGCGTTCCTGACCGACGTGCGGGAGAGCATCCACCTGCGGGCGCTGGCCCGGGAGACCCCGCTGGACGAGTTCCACCGCATCGCGATCCCCGAGTTCCGCAAGATCGTGCCGGCGATCCGCGAGCGGTCGGCCGAGACGCTCGCGGACGCGGAGATCGGCGAGGACGGGATCGACCTGGGGGCATCGGGAGTGCGCCGGCCCAGTTCGACGTGGACGTACCTGGTGCACGACGCGCCCTTCGACGCCGGCTTCGAGGAAACGCTGCGGCAGGTGCGCAGCCTCTTGCGGCGCAAGAAGAACTGA
- a CDS encoding cytochrome c oxidase assembly protein produces MSPLSGERIISAWTADVPALVFVVVLAAGYLWAARRARPWPRSRTVAFLAGLATVVLVTCSSLGVYDDVLFWPRAVQVVVLLMITPLLLALGAPVTLLLAVVPSRRLRRWGRGRVARALTFPLVISVLLIVPPLVIYLSPLYELTLRHAAVDELVRLALLGCGFVYFWTRLRVDPTPREDHHLVSFAISFTEVVVDAALGLVLWLGPLRAAGYYEALGRTWGPDARTDQIIGAGILWIGGDLAGLPFVVVLLLRWLRADERQAKIEDEEPAREGLWWENDPVLAERFKRER; encoded by the coding sequence ATGAGCCCGCTGTCCGGGGAACGGATCATCAGCGCGTGGACGGCCGACGTCCCGGCGCTGGTGTTCGTGGTGGTGCTCGCCGCGGGTTACCTGTGGGCGGCGCGTCGAGCGCGTCCGTGGCCCCGTTCCCGGACGGTGGCGTTCCTGGCCGGGCTGGCCACCGTGGTGCTGGTGACGTGCTCGTCCCTCGGCGTCTACGACGACGTCCTGTTCTGGCCGCGCGCGGTGCAGGTCGTGGTGCTGCTGATGATCACGCCGCTGCTGCTCGCGCTGGGAGCGCCGGTCACGCTGCTGCTCGCGGTGGTGCCGAGCCGCCGGCTGCGGCGGTGGGGCCGCGGACGGGTGGCGCGGGCGCTGACCTTCCCGCTGGTGATCTCGGTGCTGTTGATCGTGCCGCCGCTGGTGATCTACCTGTCGCCGCTGTACGAGCTGACGCTGCGGCACGCGGCGGTCGACGAGCTGGTGCGCCTGGCGCTGCTCGGGTGCGGGTTCGTCTACTTCTGGACGCGGCTGCGGGTCGACCCGACCCCGCGGGAGGACCACCACCTGGTGTCGTTCGCCATCAGCTTCACCGAGGTCGTCGTCGACGCGGCGCTCGGGCTGGTGCTGTGGCTGGGCCCGTTGCGGGCGGCCGGGTACTACGAGGCGCTGGGCCGCACCTGGGGCCCGGACGCGCGCACCGACCAGATCATCGGCGCCGGGATCCTGTGGATCGGCGGTGACCTGGCGGGGTTGCCGTTCGTCGTTGTGCTGCTGCTGCGCTGGCTGCGCGCGGACGAACGACAGGCGAAGATCGAGGACGAAGAGCCCGCGCGGGAGGGCCTCTGGTGGGAGAACGACCCGGTGCTGGCCGAACGCTTCAAACGCGAACGGTGA